One Megasphaera elsdenii DSM 20460 genomic window carries:
- a CDS encoding chromate transporter has translation MIYLLLFWEFCKVGAFCVGGGYASMPLIQASVVDTFHWLSMSEFVDIFTISQMTPGPIGINAATFVGTKIAGLGGAVAATLGFVTPSFFLGIILARVFLKYGDIGPIRGILNGLRPAVVALICVASLSFILLALWNTETLPDDWSAFSLGGLAILILAIAATRRKIGVIKVLIGSGVLGLVLGIAGLI, from the coding sequence ATGATATATTTGTTGCTTTTTTGGGAATTCTGTAAAGTCGGGGCCTTCTGCGTCGGCGGCGGTTATGCTTCCATGCCGCTGATCCAGGCCAGTGTCGTCGATACCTTCCATTGGCTCTCTATGAGCGAATTTGTCGATATATTCACCATTTCTCAGATGACTCCGGGACCGATCGGCATCAATGCCGCTACCTTTGTCGGCACCAAGATCGCCGGGCTGGGCGGGGCTGTTGCAGCCACCCTGGGCTTCGTCACGCCGTCGTTCTTCTTGGGGATTATTTTAGCACGCGTCTTCCTCAAGTATGGCGACATCGGTCCAATCCGGGGCATCCTCAATGGCCTGCGGCCGGCAGTGGTCGCCCTCATCTGCGTCGCCAGCCTGAGCTTCATCCTCCTGGCCCTGTGGAATACGGAAACCCTGCCCGACGACTGGTCGGCCTTCAGTCTCGGCGGTCTGGCCATACTCATCCTGGCCATTGCAGCCACGCGCCGCAAGATCGGCGTCATCAAGGTCCTCATCGGGTCCGGCGTCTTAGGCCTGGTCTTAGGCATAGCCGGCCTCATCTAA
- a CDS encoding chromate transporter, with amino-acid sequence MNEIVTPKRDAHFFWTLFKSTFLISAFTVGGGFVIIPLLKGKYVDEYHWIDDKDTLDMVAIAQSMPGVIAVNSAVILGYRMAGVLGTLVALVATVLPCLITLSIISYCYDFFIQNLYIKMILRGMQCGATALIVNVGIDLLIKQGKKRLLLPLAIIVATFIANLCFDVNIMVLIIIDGIIGFAFMRDKKYD; translated from the coding sequence ATGAACGAAATTGTGACACCGAAACGGGATGCCCATTTCTTTTGGACCCTGTTCAAATCGACCTTTTTAATCAGTGCCTTCACCGTCGGCGGAGGCTTCGTCATTATTCCCCTGCTGAAAGGGAAATACGTCGATGAATACCATTGGATCGACGACAAGGATACCCTCGACATGGTAGCCATTGCCCAGTCCATGCCAGGCGTCATCGCCGTCAACAGTGCCGTCATCCTGGGCTATCGCATGGCTGGGGTCCTGGGGACGCTGGTCGCTCTGGTGGCTACGGTGCTGCCCTGTCTGATTACGCTGTCGATCATTTCATACTGCTATGATTTCTTTATCCAGAACTTATATATCAAGATGATCCTCCGCGGCATGCAGTGCGGGGCGACGGCGCTCATCGTCAACGTCGGCATCGACCTCCTCATCAAGCAGGGCAAGAAGAGATTGCTCCTGCCCCTGGCCATCATCGTGGCGACGTTCATTGCCAACTTGTGCTTCGATGTCAATATCATGGTGCTCATCATCATTGACGGCATCATCGGCTTCGCCTTCATGCGCGATAAGAAGTACGACTAA
- a CDS encoding LysR family transcriptional regulator: protein MDIRQLTYFMVIAEEGQITAAARRLHMAQPPLSQQMKALEEELGVQLLQREPRSVTLTDAGEILYRRARQIVTLTDSTRREIADFKNGLRGTLSIGTVSSSGSVILQPALRQFHDDHRGIRFEIYDGNTFRVLDMLRKGLIEIGIVRTPFKQDAFDCTLLPEEPMVLAYTESLADPNPGQPSMTIEQLQGLPLILYRRFDQLFHDVCEAHNLTPNLLCRNDDARTTLLWAETGLGYAVVPASAISPASRPQLKTKAIDEPRLRTQLAVITPKHRYLSSIARQFIDALTGHGA, encoded by the coding sequence ATGGATATCCGTCAACTCACTTATTTCATGGTCATCGCCGAAGAAGGCCAGATCACAGCCGCCGCCCGGCGCCTTCACATGGCCCAGCCGCCGCTGAGCCAGCAGATGAAGGCCCTGGAAGAAGAACTGGGCGTCCAGCTCCTGCAGCGGGAGCCGCGCAGCGTCACCTTGACCGACGCCGGCGAAATCCTCTACCGCCGGGCCCGGCAGATCGTCACCCTCACCGACTCGACGCGCCGGGAAATCGCCGATTTCAAGAACGGCCTGCGCGGCACCTTGTCCATCGGGACTGTATCGTCATCGGGCAGCGTCATCCTCCAGCCAGCCCTCCGCCAGTTCCACGACGACCATCGCGGAATCCGCTTCGAAATCTACGACGGCAACACCTTCCGCGTCCTGGACATGCTGCGCAAGGGCCTCATCGAAATCGGCATCGTCCGCACGCCCTTTAAGCAGGACGCCTTCGACTGCACTCTGCTGCCGGAAGAACCGATGGTCCTGGCCTATACCGAGTCCCTGGCCGACCCCAATCCGGGCCAGCCGTCGATGACTATAGAACAACTGCAGGGCCTGCCGCTCATCCTCTACCGCCGCTTCGACCAGCTCTTCCATGACGTCTGCGAAGCCCACAACCTCACACCGAACCTCCTCTGCCGCAACGACGACGCCCGGACGACCCTGCTCTGGGCCGAAACCGGCCTGGGCTACGCCGTCGTCCCGGCATCGGCCATCTCACCGGCCAGTCGGCCCCAGCTCAAGACAAAAGCCATCGACGAACCGCGCCTGCGCACCCAATTAGCCGTCATCACCCCAAAACACCGCTACCTGTCCAGCATAGCCCGCCAGTTCATCGATGCCTTGACCGGTCATGGGGCCTGA
- a CDS encoding SIMPL domain-containing protein, with protein sequence MLNVTTSFYFTVKSLIFFFLRTNIGLFPLFFTASRKIVIRMSFNMPFINMILDHVRQQNYDIAIESTYELSNEREIHDELIKQAVANSKRRAEAIAATVGKKSLASNRYL encoded by the coding sequence ATGCTTAATGTGACAACTTCTTTTTATTTTACAGTGAAAAGTTTGATTTTCTTCTTTTTAAGAACGAACATCGGCCTGTTCCCCCTATTTTTCACGGCTTCCAGAAAAATCGTGATTCGCATGAGCTTCAACATGCCCTTTATCAATATGATACTGGATCACGTCCGTCAGCAAAACTATGACATCGCTATCGAAAGCACCTATGAATTATCAAATGAACGGGAAATCCATGACGAACTCATCAAACAGGCTGTCGCCAATTCCAAACGTCGGGCAGAAGCCATCGCAGCCACAGTAGGAAAAAAATCATTGGCATCAAATCGGTATCTATGA